In the Ramlibacter tataouinensis TTB310 genome, one interval contains:
- a CDS encoding solute carrier family 23 protein has translation MGMFSWAEKPASVLRQGGVIGPDERLPWPQTAAMGVQHVIAMFGATVLAPLLMGFDPNIAILMSGVGTLIFFLVTGGKVPSYLGSSFAFIGVVIAATSYAGKGPNLNIAVALGGIIACGLLYALIGAVVQAVGTGWIERFMPPVVTGAVVAVIGLNLAGIPIKNMAANNFDAWMQAVTFVSVALVAVFTRGMVQRLLILVGLIVASLIYALLTNGLGLGKPIALSGIAAAPWFGAPAFTAPVFSGAAMLLIAPVAIILVAENLGHIKAVTAMTSRNLDPYMGRAFIGDGIATMVSGAAGGTGVTTYAENIGVMAATKIYSTAIFVVAAVIAVVLGFSPKFGAVIQAIPLPVMGGVSIVVFGLIAVAGAKIWVDNRVDFSDNRNLLVAAITLVLGTGDFTLRFGGFALGGIGTATFGAILLWALLGRARPGRETAMAGDAPVR, from the coding sequence ATGGGAATGTTCAGCTGGGCCGAGAAGCCCGCATCGGTGCTGCGGCAGGGCGGCGTGATCGGCCCCGACGAGCGCCTGCCCTGGCCGCAGACCGCGGCCATGGGCGTGCAGCATGTGATCGCGATGTTCGGCGCCACGGTGCTGGCGCCGCTGCTCATGGGCTTCGACCCCAACATCGCCATCCTGATGAGCGGCGTGGGCACCCTGATCTTCTTCCTGGTCACCGGCGGCAAGGTGCCCAGCTACCTGGGCTCGAGCTTCGCCTTCATCGGCGTGGTGATCGCCGCCACGTCCTATGCCGGCAAGGGGCCCAACCTCAACATCGCCGTGGCCCTGGGCGGCATCATCGCCTGCGGCCTGCTGTACGCGCTCATCGGCGCGGTGGTGCAGGCGGTGGGCACCGGCTGGATCGAGCGCTTCATGCCGCCGGTGGTCACCGGCGCCGTGGTGGCCGTGATCGGCCTCAACCTGGCCGGCATCCCCATCAAGAACATGGCGGCGAACAACTTCGACGCCTGGATGCAGGCCGTGACCTTCGTCAGCGTGGCGCTGGTGGCCGTCTTCACGCGCGGCATGGTGCAGCGCCTGCTGATCCTGGTGGGCCTGATCGTCGCCTCGCTCATCTACGCCCTGCTGACCAACGGCCTGGGCCTGGGCAAGCCCATCGCCCTATCGGGCATCGCGGCCGCGCCCTGGTTCGGCGCGCCGGCCTTCACCGCGCCGGTGTTCAGCGGCGCGGCCATGCTGCTGATCGCGCCGGTGGCCATCATCCTGGTGGCGGAGAACCTGGGCCACATCAAGGCGGTGACCGCCATGACCAGCCGCAACCTCGACCCGTACATGGGCCGCGCCTTCATCGGCGACGGCATCGCCACCATGGTCAGCGGCGCGGCGGGCGGCACCGGCGTGACCACCTACGCCGAGAACATCGGCGTGATGGCCGCCACCAAGATCTACTCCACCGCCATCTTCGTGGTGGCGGCGGTGATCGCCGTGGTGCTGGGTTTCTCGCCTAAGTTCGGCGCCGTGATCCAGGCCATCCCGCTGCCGGTGATGGGGGGCGTGTCCATCGTGGTCTTCGGCCTGATCGCCGTGGCCGGCGCCAAGATCTGGGTGGACAACCGGGTGGACTTCTCCGACAACCGCAACCTCCTGGTGGCCGCCATCACCCTGGTGCTGGGCACCGGCGACTTCACGCTGCGGTTCGGCGGCTTCGCGCTGGGCGGCATCGGCACCGCGACCTTCGGCGCCATCCTGCTGTGGGCGCTGCTGGGCCGGGCCCGGCCGGGCCGCGAAACGGCGATGGCCGGCGACGCCCCGGTGCGCTGA
- a CDS encoding EF-hand domain-containing protein, protein MRPTSSSTTARRGPLPSSKARNVALGSVLLVGAALVLTAAHAQTPGSTPAATASARAAAEDPAPRMRLSSSQVQQAFRHIDSNHDGSLTRTEMGVYPRIQRHFERIDTNRDGLLSPAEFEEALQQAS, encoded by the coding sequence ATGCGTCCCACCAGCTCTTCCACAACGGCCCGGCGTGGCCCCCTGCCTTCGTCCAAAGCCCGCAACGTGGCCCTGGGCTCGGTGCTGCTGGTCGGCGCCGCGCTCGTTCTCACGGCCGCGCATGCACAGACGCCAGGCAGCACACCCGCGGCCACGGCTTCGGCCCGGGCAGCCGCCGAGGATCCCGCGCCGCGCATGCGCCTGAGCAGCAGCCAGGTGCAGCAGGCGTTCCGGCACATCGACAGCAACCACGACGGCAGCCTCACCCGCACTGAAATGGGCGTGTACCCCCGCATCCAGCGTCATTTCGAACGCATAGACACCAACCGCGACGGCCTGCTCTCGCCCGCCGAGTTCGAAGAAGCGCTGCAGCAGGCCTCCTGA
- a CDS encoding alpha/beta hydrolase: protein MTRTTLQATSAYYGTRPLLRTSRLVLAAAQRIAPGLAVRAAQRLFATPLPPKWLHRRTAWGADWRIERWPFEDASLTLYARPSAPPGPVALLVHGWGGHAAQMLPLAEALAQQGLSPVLLEMPAHGRSGGRTSNLPQFARAIEYAAARLQQEGQVLRAVVAHSLAANAAAYAASRGLAAQRLVLLAPPASPHEYTRLFAQVFGLSEAVRAAMQGRIEAREGILMPQFEPRAVGPRIRVPTLVVHDRGDSINAFADGQAFAHAVRSGALMETQGLGHRKILKDAAVLARVAMFAG, encoded by the coding sequence ATGACCCGCACCACGCTGCAGGCCACCTCGGCCTACTACGGGACCCGACCGCTGCTGCGCACCTCGCGCCTGGTGCTGGCCGCCGCCCAGCGGATCGCGCCCGGGCTGGCCGTGCGCGCCGCCCAGCGGCTGTTCGCCACGCCCCTGCCGCCCAAGTGGCTGCATCGCCGCACGGCCTGGGGCGCCGACTGGCGCATCGAGCGCTGGCCGTTCGAGGACGCCTCCCTCACCCTGTACGCCAGGCCGTCCGCGCCGCCCGGGCCGGTGGCCCTGCTGGTGCACGGCTGGGGCGGACACGCGGCGCAGATGCTGCCGCTGGCCGAGGCCCTGGCGCAGCAGGGACTGTCGCCGGTGCTGCTGGAGATGCCGGCGCACGGCCGCAGCGGCGGGCGCACCAGCAACCTGCCGCAGTTCGCGCGCGCCATCGAGTACGCCGCCGCGCGGCTGCAGCAGGAAGGCCAGGTGCTGCGTGCCGTGGTGGCGCATTCGCTGGCCGCCAACGCCGCGGCGTACGCGGCCAGCCGGGGACTGGCGGCGCAGCGCCTGGTGCTGCTGGCGCCCCCGGCCTCGCCGCACGAGTACACGCGGTTGTTCGCCCAGGTGTTCGGCCTGTCGGAAGCGGTGCGGGCGGCCATGCAGGGGCGCATCGAGGCGCGCGAGGGCATCCTGATGCCGCAGTTCGAGCCGCGGGCCGTCGGCCCGCGCATCCGCGTGCCCACCCTGGTGGTGCACGACCGCGGCGACAGCATCAACGCCTTCGCCGACGGCCAGGCCTTCGCGCACGCGGTGCGCAGCGGGGCGCTGATGGAGACCCAGGGCCTGGGCCACCGCAAGATCCTGAAGGATGCGGCCGTTCTGGCGCGGGTGGCGATGTTCGCCGGGTAG
- a CDS encoding hotdog fold thioesterase, with amino-acid sequence MPAIWTRPISPQLLADMHQGTAVQHLGIEFLEVGDDFIRGRVPVDARTRQPYGLLHGGISVVLAETLGSCGAAYSCPEGCRAVGLDINANHLRGAMEGWVYGITRPVHIGRTTQVWQIDLSNEAGQPTCVSRLTMAVLSRKA; translated from the coding sequence ATGCCCGCCATCTGGACCCGCCCCATCTCGCCGCAGCTCCTGGCCGACATGCACCAGGGCACGGCGGTGCAGCACCTGGGCATCGAGTTCCTGGAGGTCGGTGACGACTTCATCCGCGGCCGGGTGCCGGTGGATGCGCGCACCCGCCAGCCCTACGGCCTGCTGCACGGCGGCATCTCCGTGGTGCTGGCCGAGACGCTGGGCTCCTGCGGCGCGGCCTATTCCTGCCCGGAGGGCTGCCGCGCGGTGGGGCTGGACATCAATGCCAACCACCTGCGCGGGGCGATGGAGGGCTGGGTGTACGGCATCACCCGGCCGGTGCACATCGGCCGCACCACCCAGGTCTGGCAGATCGACCTGAGCAACGAGGCCGGCCAGCCCACCTGCGTGTCACGGCTGACCATGGCCGTGCTGTCGCGCAAGGCCTGA
- a CDS encoding Rrf2 family transcriptional regulator produces MKRDSRLSGVLHCLLHMAERDGPATSESLAAAMQTNPVVIRRLMAGLRDAGFVASAKGHGGGWVLSCPLERITLRDIHEAVGAPELLAVGHREEHPSCLVEQAVNAALDDAYRQAQTLLLDRLGRVTLGALSRDFHRRMVEGGHTLGAHAHGL; encoded by the coding sequence ATGAAACGAGACAGCCGCCTTTCCGGCGTTCTGCATTGCCTGCTGCACATGGCCGAGAGGGATGGCCCCGCCACGTCCGAGTCGCTCGCCGCGGCGATGCAAACCAACCCGGTGGTCATCCGCCGGCTGATGGCCGGCTTGCGCGATGCAGGCTTCGTCGCCTCGGCCAAGGGCCATGGCGGCGGCTGGGTGTTGTCGTGTCCGCTGGAGCGCATCACGCTGCGCGACATCCACGAGGCCGTCGGCGCCCCCGAGCTGCTCGCCGTGGGCCACCGCGAGGAGCACCCGAGCTGCCTGGTCGAGCAGGCCGTGAACGCCGCGCTGGACGATGCCTACCGCCAGGCCCAAACGCTGCTGCTGGACCGTCTGGGCCGCGTCACGCTGGGCGCGTTATCGCGCGACTTCCACCGCCGCATGGTCGAGGGCGGGCACACGTTGGGGGCACACGCGCATGGCTTATGA
- a CDS encoding NAD(P)/FAD-dependent oxidoreductase gives MAYDAVIVGGSFAGLSAALPLARARRRVAVVDGGVRRNRFADHSYNFFGQDGAAPSEMVATAKQQLLRYSTVLWLDDVVEAAEREGDAFALRTSGGHWLRAQRLVLASGVVDHLPAVPGLRERWGRSVFHCPYCHGYELDGGRIGVLATGPMSVHQALLLPEWGSVTFFLNGAASPDEAQRQELAARGVRIEPTPVRALAGEATVVLDDGREVELAGLFTASRTEPASPLARQLGCAFEDGPLGPFVKTDAQKATTVAGVFACGDMARGAGSVALAVGDGAMAGTAAHRSLVFPA, from the coding sequence ATGGCTTATGACGCAGTCATCGTCGGCGGCAGCTTCGCAGGCCTGTCCGCCGCCCTGCCCCTGGCACGCGCCCGCCGGCGCGTCGCCGTGGTCGATGGCGGCGTGCGGCGCAACCGCTTTGCCGACCATTCATACAACTTCTTCGGCCAGGACGGCGCGGCGCCGTCCGAAATGGTGGCCACGGCCAAACAGCAACTGCTGCGCTATTCGACGGTGCTGTGGCTCGACGACGTGGTGGAAGCCGCCGAGCGCGAGGGCGACGCCTTCGCGCTGCGCACCTCCGGCGGGCACTGGCTGCGCGCACAGCGGCTGGTGCTGGCCAGCGGCGTGGTCGACCATCTGCCGGCCGTGCCGGGCCTGCGCGAGCGCTGGGGACGCAGCGTCTTCCACTGCCCCTACTGCCATGGCTACGAGCTGGACGGAGGCCGCATCGGCGTGCTGGCCACGGGGCCGATGTCGGTGCACCAGGCCCTGCTGCTGCCCGAGTGGGGCAGCGTGACCTTCTTCCTCAACGGCGCGGCCAGCCCGGACGAGGCGCAGCGGCAGGAACTGGCCGCGCGCGGCGTGCGCATCGAACCCACCCCGGTGCGCGCCCTGGCGGGTGAAGCCACGGTGGTACTGGACGACGGGCGCGAGGTCGAGCTCGCGGGCCTGTTCACCGCCAGCCGCACCGAACCGGCCAGCCCATTGGCGCGGCAGCTCGGATGCGCGTTCGAGGACGGACCGCTGGGCCCGTTCGTGAAGACCGACGCGCAGAAGGCGACCACGGTGGCCGGCGTGTTCGCCTGCGGCGACATGGCGCGCGGCGCCGGCAGCGTGGCCCTCGCCGTGGGCGACGGCGCGATGGCCGGCACCGCCGCCCACCGCTCGCTCGTGTTCCCGGCCTGA
- a CDS encoding EF-hand domain-containing protein, whose product MKSRPSPSASSQRSRHWPWAAVALLAVGAAALWTTGVQAQTAGARSGQRSVQAAPNPVPANRAATFGLPNPAGLPSPTPFPGGLPPVVIPSAASPTGAPGFADPGFAGPGSVGTPGTGGVGVVITPPLPFPDGSAGNPTAVLGAGAGPGIPAFPQTVSSGAGPYTPVEVARSFITADANRDGELTQGEWWRLAIRPGSFEAMDRNFDGRISRSEYDDGLR is encoded by the coding sequence ATGAAATCCCGTCCCTCGCCGTCCGCTTCCTCGCAGCGGTCCCGCCACTGGCCCTGGGCCGCCGTCGCCCTCCTGGCCGTGGGCGCGGCCGCCCTGTGGACGACCGGCGTCCAGGCCCAGACCGCGGGCGCCCGCTCCGGCCAGCGCTCGGTGCAGGCCGCGCCCAACCCGGTGCCGGCCAACCGCGCCGCCACCTTCGGCCTGCCCAACCCGGCCGGCCTGCCTTCGCCCACGCCGTTCCCGGGCGGCCTGCCGCCGGTGGTGATCCCCAGCGCGGCCTCGCCCACCGGCGCGCCCGGGTTCGCGGACCCGGGGTTTGCCGGCCCGGGGTCCGTCGGCACGCCCGGCACGGGCGGCGTGGGCGTCGTGATCACGCCCCCACTGCCCTTTCCGGACGGCTCGGCCGGCAACCCCACGGCCGTGCTGGGCGCCGGGGCAGGGCCCGGCATTCCGGCGTTCCCGCAGACCGTGTCTTCCGGCGCCGGCCCCTACACGCCGGTCGAGGTGGCCCGCTCCTTCATCACGGCCGATGCCAACCGCGACGGCGAGCTGACCCAGGGCGAGTGGTGGCGCCTGGCCATCCGGCCGGGCAGCTTCGAAGCCATGGACCGCAACTTCGACGGCCGCATCAGCCGTTCCGAGTACGACGATGGGCTACGCTGA
- a CDS encoding EF-hand domain-containing protein → MGYAERDRRPPWRPLLIGMLLGLAVGGAVAQVDPSPARVAPNPGLPVLPSGDQGAANRWTPQALSRAFTEADTDGNGELTRAEALRLAYLPRSFEELDANRDGVLTGEEYAAATP, encoded by the coding sequence ATGGGCTACGCTGAACGGGACCGCCGGCCGCCGTGGCGGCCGCTGCTGATCGGGATGCTGCTGGGCCTGGCCGTGGGCGGCGCCGTCGCGCAGGTGGACCCGTCGCCGGCGCGCGTCGCGCCCAATCCCGGGCTGCCGGTACTGCCCTCGGGTGATCAGGGCGCCGCGAACCGCTGGACGCCGCAGGCGCTGAGCCGCGCCTTCACCGAAGCCGACACCGACGGCAATGGCGAGCTCACCCGCGCCGAGGCGCTGCGGCTGGCTTACCTGCCCCGCAGCTTCGAGGAGCTGGATGCCAACCGCGACGGCGTGCTCACGGGCGAGGAGTACGCGGCCGCGACCCCCTGA
- a CDS encoding cob(I)yrinic acid a,c-diamide adenosyltransferase, whose protein sequence is MGKRLTQIATRTGDNGTTGLGDNTRVPKHSARVQAMGDVDELNSHLGLLLCERLPPSVSELLVEVQHQLFNLGGELSIPGFELLKPEAVLTLDQALAQHNAALPKLEEFILPAGTRAAAQAHVCRTVARRAERSVVALGAAEPLRDTPRHYLNRLSDLMFVLARVLNRMDGGDDVYWRSERMARQVPE, encoded by the coding sequence ATGGGCAAACGCCTGACGCAGATCGCCACCCGCACCGGCGACAACGGCACCACCGGCCTGGGCGACAACACCCGCGTGCCCAAGCACAGCGCCCGGGTGCAGGCCATGGGTGATGTGGATGAACTCAACTCCCACCTCGGTTTGCTGCTATGTGAGCGCTTGCCACCAAGCGTGAGCGAGCTGCTGGTGGAGGTGCAGCACCAGCTGTTCAACCTGGGCGGCGAGCTGTCCATCCCCGGTTTCGAGCTGCTCAAGCCCGAGGCAGTGCTGACACTGGACCAGGCGTTGGCCCAGCACAACGCGGCCTTGCCCAAGCTGGAGGAATTCATCCTGCCGGCCGGCACCCGCGCCGCCGCCCAGGCGCATGTGTGCCGCACCGTCGCCCGCCGGGCCGAGCGCTCGGTGGTGGCGCTGGGCGCGGCCGAGCCGCTGCGCGACACGCCGCGCCATTACCTGAACCGCTTGTCCGACCTGATGTTCGTGCTGGCCCGGGTGCTCAACCGCATGGACGGCGGCGACGACGTGTACTGGCGCAGCGAGCGGATGGCGCGCCAGGTTCCCGAATAA
- a CDS encoding histidine phosphatase family protein: MKPVLALLAAALVAASAAAAAQTPPSGTIASATSSAPDAGQALSGPALAAALRRGGHVIYFRHTATDFSRGDSGMTGYADCANQRLLSEQGRFDARAVGRHIRALRLPVAEVLASPYCRTQDTARLMFGQAEPRNEIREGQEGDYPGLKRLLAAPVSTAGNRWVVGHGTPFRAIAGPPHLAEGEAAVLRPQGTGWAVVARVRVDEWAALGRAGAAR; the protein is encoded by the coding sequence ATGAAACCTGTTCTTGCATTGCTGGCCGCGGCCCTGGTGGCCGCAAGCGCTGCCGCGGCCGCGCAGACCCCGCCCTCCGGCACCATCGCCTCCGCCACCTCGTCGGCGCCCGACGCGGGCCAGGCGCTGTCGGGGCCGGCCCTCGCCGCCGCGCTGCGCCGGGGCGGCCACGTCATCTACTTCCGCCACACGGCCACCGACTTCTCGCGTGGCGACAGCGGCATGACGGGCTATGCCGACTGCGCCAACCAGCGGCTGCTGTCCGAACAGGGCCGCTTCGACGCCCGCGCCGTCGGCCGGCACATCCGCGCGCTGCGCCTGCCGGTGGCCGAGGTGCTGGCCAGCCCCTATTGCCGCACGCAGGACACCGCGCGGCTGATGTTCGGCCAGGCCGAGCCGCGCAACGAGATCCGCGAAGGTCAGGAGGGCGACTACCCCGGCCTCAAGCGGCTGCTGGCCGCGCCGGTGTCAACCGCAGGCAACCGCTGGGTGGTGGGGCATGGCACGCCGTTCCGCGCCATCGCCGGACCGCCCCACCTGGCCGAGGGCGAGGCGGCGGTGCTGCGGCCGCAGGGCACCGGCTGGGCCGTGGTGGCGCGGGTGCGGGTCGACGAATGGGCGGCCCTGGGGCGCGCCGGCGCCGCGCGCTAG